A window of Lysobacter sp. TY2-98 genomic DNA:
TCGGTGGTGTTCGACAAGGCTTCCGAGGACGGCACGCACAAGTGGCTGCTCGGCATGGACCCGAAGAACGCCATCGAGACGGTCTACATCCCCGACAAGGGCCGCGGCACGCTGTGCGTGTCGTCGCAGGTGGGCTGCGCGCTCAACTGCCAGTTCTGCTCGACCGCAACCCAAGGTTTCAACCGCAACCTGTCGACCGCCGAGATCATCGGCCAGGTCTGGGTGGCGGCGCGCCATCTCGGCAACGTGCCGCACCAGCAGCGCAAGCTCACCAATGTCGTGATGATGGGCATGGGCGAGCCGCTGGCGAATTTCGACAACGTCGTGCGCGCGATGAGCATCATGCGCGACGACCTCGGCTACGGCCTCGCGAATAAGCGCGTCACGCTGTCGACGGCCGGCATGGTGCCGATGATCGACAAGCTCGGCGAAGTCAGCGACGTCTCGCTCGCCGTCTCGCTGCACGCGCCGACCGACGAGCTGCGCAGCGAACTCGTGCCGCTCAACAAGAAGTACGGCATCGAGGAGCTGATGGACGCCTGCGTGCGCTATGCACTGCGCAAGGCCGGCACGTCGGTGACCTTCGAATACACGCTGATGAAGGGCGTCAACGATCAGCCGCAGCACGCGCGCGGACTCGTGCAGCTAATGCGCGCGTTCGATCGCGCCGTGCAGATGAAGGGCGCCGCCAAGGTCAATCTGATTCCCTTCAACCCTTTCCCGGGCACGCGCTTCGAACGACCGACCGACCAGGCGATCCGCGCGTTCCAGAAGTTGTTGAACGATTCGGGCATGATCGCGCCGGTGCGCCGCACGCGCGGCGACGACATCGACGCGGCCTGCGGTCAGTTGAAGGGCCAGGTGATGGATCGCACGCGACGCAATGCGGAGTTCCGCAAGCAGGTCGCCCAACGGGAGCGTGGTGATGCCGCAGCGTAAGGTCGTGGGGACGTCGACGGCCCTGGTGATTCTAGGATCGATCGTCCTCGTGTCCGGTTGCAGCAAGCTCACCTTTGTCCGGCAGGACACCTCGCGCGGCGATTACGAACAGGTCGCGCACGAAGTCCACATCGACCCGAAGAACAACGCGCACGACACCGCGTACACCATGACGCAGGTCGCACAGTCGCGCCTCATGAGCGGCAACGCGCAAGGCGCGGTCGACGCCGCCGAACGCGCGCTCAAGGCGGAGCCCGACAACATCGAGGCGCACAGCCTGCTCGCGCTGGGGCTCGACGCGCTGGGTCGCTCGCGCGACGCCGGTCCGCATCACCGCCGCGCGGCCGAACTCGCGCCCGATCGCGGTGCGCTGCTCAACAACTACGGCATCTGGCTGTGTTCGAACGGGCAGGCGGCGGCATCGCTGGACTGGTTCGATCGCGCCGCCGCGGCAGCCGGCTATGAGACGCCGGACGCCGCGCTCGCCAATGGTGCGGCGTGCGCGCTGCAGGCCGGGCAGGGAGCACGCGCCGAGCGCTACGCCCGTCAGGCGATCGCCGCGTCGCCCGCCAACCCGCTCGCGCTGCAGACCCTGGCGCACATCGAGTTCAACGCCGGCCACGGGCTCGAGGCCCGCGCCTTCATCGAACGACGCCTCGCTGCGGCCGCCGCTGATCCGGAAACGTTGCAGCTCGCGTCACAGATTGAACAATCCCTCGGCGACACGGCCGCGGCTGCGCGCTACGGTCAACGTCTGCGGACGGAGTTTCCCCCGGACTCCCGTCCCGTAGGGGAAAAATGATGACGATTACGCACTCGGCCGGCTCTGCCGCCGGCGAGCGTCTGAAGCGGGCTCGTGAAGCTTCGGGAATCAGTCTGGCCGATATTTCGGCGCGGACGCGGCTGCCTATCCACGTCCTGCAGACGCTGGAATCGGGCGACTGGGATCGCCTGGGCCCGCCGGTCTTCGTTCGTGGTCAGGCTCGTGGCTATGCACGCGCGCTTGGCATCTGCATCGACGACGAGACGTTGCCCAGCCCGTTCACGACGACGCAGATCCCGACGCTGGTCAGCCACGCGCACGTTCCGCGCTACCGCTACCTCGCCGAGAACCTCGCGCGTCGGGCGGTGTATGTCGTGCTGACCGCAGCGCTCGCGGTGCCGGTGTGGCTCGCGACCCGCAGCAATCACGGTGACGGCGCGCCGCCTGTCGAGTCGCTCGACGTCGCGCCATCGCAGGCCGAAGTCGTTGACGCGCTGCCTCGTACACCGGTGGTGGCGTCGCTGACGCCGATCGCCGGTCCGGCGCAGGCGGTCGCACCGCTGCGCATCGAGGTGGCCGGCGACAGCTGGGTACAGCTCTTCGGGGCGAACGGCTCCGAAGTCGAGAAAGGCCTGCTGCACGCGGGTGACTCGCGTGATGTCCGCCCGGGCGAAATCTCGCGTCTGGTGCTGGGCAACGCGTCCGCGGTGCGGGTCATGCTGCACGGCCAGCCCGTCGACCTGACCCCTTACACCCGTTCGAACGTCGCGCGCTTTACGCTATCCTCTGACGGTTCCCTCGCGCCGTCCGCGCCCTGATTCCGCCCCTCGGCCGGATCACCCGGCCGACACCGCGCGAGGCCCAGTCCTCCAGCGGTTCCTGCGCAGTTCGCAGGGCGAGACAGCATGGCGATCGACGAACTTCTTGACGAACACGAACAAAGCCTGCGCGTCCAGGAATGGCTGCGCAGGAATGCCGGTGGCCTGATCGGCGGGGTGGCGCTCGGCTTGGCCGCAGTGGCTGGCTGGAAGTACTGGCAGCAGCGCCAGTCGCAGGCCTACATGCGGGAGGCCGACACCTTCCAGACGGCGGTCGACGCGATTGAACGCGATGGCGCGAAGGCGGCCCCCGCCGTCAATGGGGTGCCGGCCGGCATCTATCGCAGCCTCGCCGCGCTCCGTCTCGCGAAGTCGCAGGCCGATCTCAACGACGCCACCGCGGCGATCGCGACGCTTCGCGGCGCCATGCCGCAGGACACTACGCTGCGCCCGATCTTCGAGCGCCGCATCGCGCAGCTGCAGATCCAGTCCGGCAAGGCCCAGGACGCCCTGACGTCGCTGACGGCCAACGATGGCCCGACGCTCGACCTGCGCGGCGACGCGCAGTTCGCTCTCGGTCAGGTCGACGCCGCGCGTGAGTCGTACCGTAAGGCGCTCGCGCTGACCGAGGTTGGCTCGCCGCAGCGCAAGTTGATCGAGCTCAAGTACACCCAGGTCGGCGGCACGCCCGCTCCGTCGCAGACACCGTGAGGCCCTCATCGATGAAGTTCCCCCGTTCTTTTTCTCCGTCCTTGCGCGTCGCGCTGCTCGCGACCGCGGTCGTCGCGATGTCGGGTTGCTCGACCATCGGCGGCTGGTTCAGCAGCAAGGATTCGAGCAAGAAGGCGGCGAAGCCGACCGAACTCGCCGCGATCACGCCGACGATGAATGTCGCAGAGCTGTGGAACGCGAAGGTCGGTGGCGGTGAAGGTCATCTCGGCTTGCGTCAGGGCCCGGTCGTCGACAGCGGACGCGTCTATGCCGCAGCGGTGAAGGGCGGCGTGTATGCGCTCGACCTGCAGACCGGCAAGGCCGTGTGGCATCACGAGACCAAGGTGCAGGTGTCGGGCGGCCCCGGTGTGGGCGAGGGTCTCGTCGTCGTCGGTGGGCTCGAGGGTGAAGTGATCGCGCTCGATGCCGCGACCGGCGCGGAGAAGTGGACGGCGAAGGTCGGTAACGAGGTCATCGCTGCGCCCACGGTCGGCCAGGGCCGCGTTTTCGTGCGTTCGGTCGACGGTCGCGTCACCGCGTTCGATTCGGCCACCGGCGAGCGCCGCTGGTTCTGGAACCACGACCTGCCGACGCTCACCGCGCGCGGCAACGATGGCGTGACGCTGGGCCCGGGCGTGCTGTTCGTCGGCAACGACGACGGCACCGTGACCATGCTCGCCGTCAACGACGGCCACCCGCTGTGGGATCTTCCGATCGCTCAGCCGGAAGGCCGCAATGAACTCGAGCGCATGGCGGACGTCGATGGCACGCCGGTGCTCGAAGGCGGCACGCTGTTCGCGACCAGCATGAAGAAGACCACGATGGCGATCGATGCGCCGAACGGTCGTCCGATGTGGAGCGCCGAGCACGGTGGTCCGGGTCGTCCGGCGGTGGGCAGCGATCGCGTCGTCGTGACCGAAGCCGACGGCGGCGTCTTTGCACTCGACAAGTCGAGCGGCGGCGCACTGTGGCAGCAGGCCGGCTTGCTGCGTCGCGATGTCACCGCTCCGGCGGTGGTGGGCGATGTCGCGGTGGTCGGTGACCTCGACGGCTACGTGCACTGGCTGCGCCTGTCCGACGGTGCGTTCGCCGCGCGCACGCGTGCCGGTGGTGACGCGATTCTCGCGGCGCCGGTCGTGTCCGACGGCATCGTGCTCGTGCAGAACATCGACGGCCGCCTGACCGCGTTCCGCGCGCAGTAAGCTCGTCGCGCGGGCCGCGCAGGTGGCGATGCCACCGCGCGGCCCGTTCGTTTTTTCAGCCCCATCCGCTCCAGGCCCTTCCGAGGTCGCACCATGCTCCCGCTCGTCGCCCTCGTCGGTCGTCCCAATGTCGGCAAGTCCACGCTGTTCAACGTGCTGACACGCACGCGCGACGCGCTCGTCCACGACGAGCCCGGCGTGACGCGTGATCGCAACTACGGCGTGGCGCGACCCGAGGGTCGCCCTGCGTTCGCGGTGGTCGATACCGGCGGCATCGCGGGCGAGGACGAAGGTCTTGCCGGCGCGACCGCGCGCCAGGCCCGTGCCGCGGCGGAAGAGGCGGATGTCGTGCTGTTCGTGGTCGACGGTCGCGAAGGCCCGTCGGCGCTCGACGACGAGATCCTGCAGTGGCTGCGCCGCACCGGTCGCCCGACGCTGCTGGTCGTCAACAAGACGGACGGCATCGACGCCAACCAGGCCGTCAACGAATTCGCGCGCTATGGCCTCGACGATCGCATCGCGGTCGCGGCGTCGCATCGCCACGGCGTGGACACGCTGTTCGCACGCATCTACGACCGCTTGCCGGAAGAGGGCGTCGCGCCGGTGCTCGACGAGGATCCGACGCGCATCCGCGTCGCGTTCATCGGTCGCCCGAACGTGGGCAAGTCGACGCTGGTGAACCGCCTGCTCGGCGAGGAACGCATGATCGCGTCGGAGGTGCCGGGCACCACGCGCGATTCGGTCTCGATCGACATGGAGCGCGACGGTCGTCGTTATCGCCTGATCGACACCGCTGGCCTGCGCCGCAGGTCGCGCGTGGACGAAGCGGTCGAGAAATTCTCGTCGTTCAAGACGCTGGCGGCCATCGAGCAATGCCAGGTCGCGGTCGTGCTGCTCGACGGTTCCGAAGGCATCACCGACCAGGACGCCACGGTGCTCGGCTACGCGCTGGACGCGGGCCGCGCGCTGGTCGTCGCCGTGAACAAGTGGGACGGGCTGACCGACTACCAGCGCGACCAGGCGGCGTCGCTGCTATCGCGCAAGCTCGGTTTCGTCGAATGGGCCGAAGCGGTGCGCATCAGTGCGAAGCACGGCTCGGGACTGCGTGAGCTGTTCGCGGCGATCCACCGCGCGCACGCGTCGGCGACCAAGGAGTTCAGCACCAGCGACGTCACCCGCGCGGTGGAGATCGCGTACGAGGCGAATCCGCCGCCGACGGTGCGCGGCCACGTCGCGAAGATGCGGTTCGCACATCCCGCCGGCAGCAATCCGCCGACGTTCGTGGTGCACGGCACGCGCCTGCGCACGCTCAGCGACACCTACCGTCGCTATCTCGAGAACTTCTTCCGCAAGCGCTTCAAGCTGGTCGGCACGCCGGTGCGGTTCGTCTTCAAGGAAGGCAACAATCCGTACGAAGGCAAGAAGAACGTGCTCACCGAGAAGCAGGTGGCGAAGAAGCGCCGCCTGCTTCGCCACGTCAAGCGGAAGTAAGCCTGTCGCGACGCGCCGTTGCGGGCGCGTCGCACTCATTGCGGTGTCCTGCGCGACAATGCGCCCATGATCCCGACCATCGCCCCGACCGAAGCTCTCGAGCGCCAGCGCGCGGGCGCGGTGCTGGTGGACGTGCGCGAGCGCCACGAACGCGCGAGTGGCATGGCGACCGGCGCGATCGCATGCGCCGCCGCGGACATCGCATCGACGTTCACCGATCGAGCCCGAGAGATCGGCGTCATCTGCGAGTCCGGCATGCGTTCTGCGAACGCGGCTGCCATGCTGCTCGATCTCGGCTACGCGCGCGTGTTCTCGGTCGACGGCGGCACGCGCCGATGGCGGACGGACGGTCTGCCGGTCGTGCAGCCCGAAGGCGACGCGGATTTCTTCGATCGCTACTCGCGCCACCTGCGTCTGCCGGAAGTTGGCATCGATGGACAGGAACGCCTGCAGCGTGCGCGCGTGCTCGTCATCGGCGCAGGCGGACTGGGTTCGCCTGCCGCGTACTACCTCGCGGCCGCGGGCATCGGCACGCTGCGCATTGCCGACGATGACGTCGTCGATCGCAGCAATCTGCAGCGTCAGATCCTGCACACGGATGCGCGCGTTGGTGTGCCGAAGGTCGCGTCGGCATCGGCGACGTTGCGCGCGTTGAATCCGCGGCTGCGCATCGAGGCGGAGCAGGTTCGCGTCACGTCCGACAACGTCGATGCACTGCTGGACGGTGTCGACGTCGTGCTCGACGGCGCCGACAACTTTCCCGTGCGCTACCTGCTCAACGATGCCTGCGTTCGTCACGCGAAGCCGCTGGTGTATGGCGCCGTGCATCGCTTCGACGGTCAGCTGTCGGTGTTCGACGCGGGGCGTCATCGGGGCGAATGTCCGTGCTATCGCTGCCTGTTCCCTGAGCCGCCACCGGCCGAGGCCGCGCCGAACTGCGCCGAAGCCGGTGTGCTCGGCGTGCTGCCGGGCGTGGTCGGCCTGTTGCAGGCCACCGAGGTGATCAAGCTGCTGCTGGGCATCGGCGAGCCGCTCGCGGGCCGTCTTCTGCATTTCGACGCGCTGGGCATGCGTTTCCGCGAGACGCGCCTGCGTCCCGACCCGGATTGCCCGGTGTGCGCGCCGGGCCGGCCGTTCGCGGGCTACATCGACTACGCGCAGTTCTGCGCGGGCTGACCGGCGCGGCCGCCGAGCGGCGATAATGCGCGCCCGCTCACAAGTCGCCGCCCGATGACCGACGATCGCCCGACCGCCCGCATCCTCGACGGCAAGCGCATCGCCGAGACGCTGCTCGACGAGCTCAAGGCGCGCGTCGATGCGCGCCTCTCGGCCGGCAAGTCCGCGCCCGGCCTCGCGGTGATACTGGTCGGTGACGACCCGGCCTCGTCGGTCTACGTGCGCAACAAGCGTCGCGCCGCGCAGAAGGTGGGTATTCGTGCCGTCGACCACGACCTTCCGGCCGACACCTCCGACGCCGAACTGCTCGCGCTGATCGATCGCCTGAATGCGGACCCGGCCATCCACGGCATCCTGCTGCAGCTGCCGCTGCCGGACCGCCGCGAGGCTTCCGCGCTGATCAACCGCATCGATCCGCGCAAGGATGTCGACGGCTTCCATCCGCAGAACGTCGGCGCGCTGGTGTTGCGCGAATTCGGCCTGCGCCCGTGCACGCCGCGCGGCATCACCACGCTGCTCGGCTACACCGACCAGCCGGTGCGTGGGCGCAGCGCCACGATCGTGGGCGTCAGCAACCACGTCGGTCGCCCGATGGCACTGGAGCTGCTGATCGCCGGCTGCACCGTGACGTGCTGCCATCGCTTCACGCCGCCCGCCGTGCTGGAGGCTGCCGTGCGCGGCGCGGATGTGCTGGTGGTCGCGGTCGGCAAGCCGGGCCTGGTGCCGGGCGAATGGGTGAAGCCGGGCGCCGTGGTGATCGATGTCGGCATCAACCGGCTGGACGACGGCCGCCTCGTGGGCGACGTCGGTTTCGACGCGGCGGCACAGCGCGCGAGCTGGATCACGCCGGTGCCGGGCGGGGTGGGGCCGATGACGGTCGCCACGCTGATGGAGAACACGTTGGACGCGGCGGAAGCGCTGGATCCCTGAGTCGCCTTGATCGCGCGACCTGCAACGCCTGCCACTTGCAATTCCTCCCGCGCTCCGGCGCGTTCCACTGAGCAGCGTGTGAAGGCGACCGCGGCGGCGTTACAATGACGGGCTTCATCTTCCCGGGGCCGCCCATGCTGCGCATCCAGGCTGAAGCGCTTACCTTCGACGACGTCTCGCTGGTCCCCGCGCACTCCACGGTCCTGCCGAAGGACGTCTCGCTCGCGACCCGTCTCACCAAAGACCTCACCATCCGCCTGCCGATCCTGTCGGCCGCGATGGACACGGTGTCCGAGGCGCGTCTCGCCATCGCGATGGCGCAGCTCGGCGGCATCTCGATCATCCACAAGAACATGGGTGTCGAGCAGCAGGCCGCGCAGGTCGCGCAGGTCAAGAACTTCGAAGCGGGCGTGATCAAGGAGCCGTTCACCGTCGGCCCGCAGACCACCATCGCCGAAGTGCTCAAGCTGACGCGCGCCCGCAACATCTCCGGCGTCCCGGTGGTGGACGAGAACGGCCAGCTGGTCGGCATCGTCACCAGCCGCGACATGCGTTTCGAGAAGCAGCTCGACGATCCGGTGCGCAACATCATGACGCGCAAGGATCGCCTCGTGACCGTGCGCGAAGGCGCACCGGACGACGAAGTGCTAGGCCTCCTGCACAAGCACCGCATCGAGAAGGTCCTGGTCGTCAACGACGATTTCGCCCTGCGCGGCCTCATCACCGTCAAGGACATCCAGAAGAAGCGCGACAACCCGACCGCGGGTTACGACGCGGCCGGACGGCTGCTCGTCGGTGCCGCGGTTGGCGTCGGCGGTGATACCGAGGCGCGTGTCGAAGCCCTGGTCGCCGCCGGCGTCGACGTCATCATCGTCGACACCGCCCACGGCCATTCGCAGGGCGTGCTCGAGCGTGTGAAGTGGATCAAGCATCGCTATCCGAAGTGCCAGGTCATCGGCGGCAACATCGTCACGGGCGACGCCGCGCTTGCGCTGATGGACCACGGCGCGGACGCGGTGAAGGTCGGCGTCGGTCCCGGTTCGATCTGCACGACACGCATCGTTGCGGGCGTCGGCGTTCCGCAGATCACGGCGGTCGACATGGTCGCCGAGGCGCTGCAGGACCGCATTCCGCTCGTCGCTGACGGCGGCATCCGGTATTCGGGCGACATCGGCAAGGCGATCGTTGCCGGCGCATCGAGCGTGATGATCGGCGGCCTGTTTGCGGGCACCGAGGAATCGCCAGGCGAAACCGAACTGTTCCAGGGTCGCAGCTACAAGAGCTATCGCGGCATGGGCTCGCTCGGTGCGATGGAGAAGGGGTCGAAGGACCGCTATTTCCAGGATGCATCTGACGCCGACAAGCTCGTGCCGGAAGGCATCGAAGGCCGCGTGCCGTACCGCGGCCCGCTGCGCGGCGTCGTGCATCAGCTCGCGGGCGGCCTGCGCGCCACGATGGGCTATGTCGGCTGCGCGACGATCGAAGAGATGCGCAAGAAGCCGAGCTTCGTGCGCGTCACCAGTGCCGGCACGCGCGAGAGCCACGTGCACGACGTGCAGATCACCAAAGAACCGCCGAACTACCGCACGTAGTTCGCCGCTTCACGATGTCGACGGCCGCGACGTCGCGCCGTCGGAACGTTTCAGTCCCGCAGCGCGGGACGCACCGGAAGACCGAGCGCGTGCACGACATCCACAGCGACAAGATCCTGATCCTCGACTTCGGCGCGCAGTACACGCAGCTGATCGCGCGCCGCGTGCGCGAGCTGGGCGTCTACTGCGAGATCTGGGCGTGGGACCACGATCCGGCCGAGATCGCGAGGTTCGCGCCGAAGGGCATCATCCTATCGGGCGGTCCGGAGTCGACGACGCTGCCGGGTGCGCCGCGTGCGCCGCAGGAAGTGTTCGATTCGGGCCTGCCGATCCTCGGCATCTGCTACGGCATGCAGACGATGGCCGTGCAGCTCGGTGGCGCGACGGAAGCCGCCGACGCACGCGAATTCGGTCATGCGACCGTCGAACTGGTTTCGCAGGACTCGCTGTTCGGTGATCTCAAGGACCATCCCGGTGCGCCGCCGCGCTTGGACGTCTGGATGAGCCACGGCGACCACGTGTCGCATGCGCCGCCGGGCTTCGCCGTCACGGCACGCACCGACCGCATCCCCGTCGCAGCAATGGCCAACGAGGAGAAGCGCTGGTACGCGGTGCAGTTCCATCCGGAAGTGACGCACACCAAGTCGGGTCAGGCGCTTCTGCGCCGCTTCGTCGTCGACATCTGCGGCTGCGAAACGCTGTGGACAGCGGCGAACATCATCGAAGACCAGATCGCGCGCGTGCGTGCGCAGGTCGGCGGCGATGAAGTGATTCTCGGTCTGTCCGGCGGTGTCGATTCGTCCGTCGTCGCTGCACTGCTGCATCGTGCGATCGGCGACCAGCTCACCTGCGTGTTCGTCGACACCGGCCTGCTGCGCTTCCAGGAAGGCGATCAGGTGATGGACATGTTCGCCGAGCACATGGGCGTACGCGTGATTCGCGTGAATGCGCGTGACCGCTACTTCGATGCATTGAAGGGCGTCGACGATCCGGAAGCCAAGCGAAAGATCATTGGTCGGTTGTTCGTCGAAATCTTCGACGAGGAATCGCACAAGCTCAGCAACGCAAAGTGGCTGGCGCAGGGCACGATCTATCCGGATGTGATCGAGTCCGCCGGCAGCAAGACCGGCAAGGCGCATGTCATCAAGAGTCATCACAATGTCGGTGGCTTGCCGGAGGAGATGAACCTCGGGCTCGTCGAACCGCTGCGCGAGCTGTTCAAGGACGAAGTGCGTCGCCTCGGTCTCGAGCTCGGCCTGCCACGCACGATGGTGTATCGCCATCCGTTCCCGGGCCCGGGTCTTGGCGTGCGCATCCTGGGCGAGGTCAAGCCGGAATACGCGGAGATTCTCGCGAAGGCCGACCACATCTTCATCGACGAGCTGCGTCGTGCCGACCTGTACGATAAGGTCAGCCAAGCGTTTGCGGTGTTCCTGCCGGTGCGATCGGTCGGCGTCGTCGGCGACGCGCGTGCGTACGAGTGGGTGATTTCGCTGCGCGCGGTCGAGACCATCGACTTCATGACCGCGCACTGGGCGCATCTGCCGCACGAGTTCCTCGGTCACGTGTCGAATCGCATCATCAACGAGGTGCGGGGTGTGTCGCGTGTGGTGTACGACATCAGCGGCAAGCCTCCGGCGACGATCGAGTGGGAATAAACCGCCTGCTTGCGAGCCACTGGCTCGCAGGCGGTTTATTGCCCGGCCGCGAGCGGCCGGGCAGGGCGTTCGCAGGAACCGTCGCGCGATAAGTCGCTTTTGGCCCCACGCATGACCGTCACTCATCTCAACGACGAACACTTCATGCGCGAAGCCCTCGCGCTAGCCGAACACGCGCGCGATACGCACGACGAGATCCCAGTCGGCGCTCTGATAGTCGATGCCAATGGCGCCGTCATCGGCCAAGGCTGGAACCGCAACATCGGCGACAACGATCCCAGCGCGCACGCCGAGATCATCGCGATGCGCGAAGCGGGTCGCGCAGTCGCCAACCACCGCCTGATCGGTTGCACGCTCTACGTCACACTCGAACCCTGCGCGATGTGCGCGATGGCGATGATCCATGCGCGTGTCGCGCGCGTCGTCTTCGGCGCTTTCGATCCCAAGACGGGCGCGGCCGGCAGCGTGTTCGACTTGCTGGCCGACCCGCGCCACAACCATCGTGTCGAGGTGACGGGCGGCGTGCTCGCCGACGACGCCGGCACCATGCTGACGAGCTACTTCCGCGCCAAGCGTGGCAAGAAGGCGTCGCCCTAGCTGCGGTGATGCTGGATCTCGTGATCGAGCTCTTCGTCGAAACTCCGTACCGCCAGGCTGACCTCGCTGCCGAGCAGCAGGCTGGCGCCGA
This region includes:
- the rlmN gene encoding 23S rRNA (adenine(2503)-C(2))-methyltransferase RlmN; this translates as MTSTPRDIDATLIDPAPAAATTPAARADVPVAASGSKRTNLFDLERVQLEDFFEQVLGEKRYRAHQVMKWIHHRYVTEFDQMTDLGKALRAKLEQHANVHAPSVVFDKASEDGTHKWLLGMDPKNAIETVYIPDKGRGTLCVSSQVGCALNCQFCSTATQGFNRNLSTAEIIGQVWVAARHLGNVPHQQRKLTNVVMMGMGEPLANFDNVVRAMSIMRDDLGYGLANKRVTLSTAGMVPMIDKLGEVSDVSLAVSLHAPTDELRSELVPLNKKYGIEELMDACVRYALRKAGTSVTFEYTLMKGVNDQPQHARGLVQLMRAFDRAVQMKGAAKVNLIPFNPFPGTRFERPTDQAIRAFQKLLNDSGMIAPVRRTRGDDIDAACGQLKGQVMDRTRRNAEFRKQVAQRERGDAAA
- the pilW gene encoding type IV pilus biogenesis/stability protein PilW, which gives rise to MPQRKVVGTSTALVILGSIVLVSGCSKLTFVRQDTSRGDYEQVAHEVHIDPKNNAHDTAYTMTQVAQSRLMSGNAQGAVDAAERALKAEPDNIEAHSLLALGLDALGRSRDAGPHHRRAAELAPDRGALLNNYGIWLCSNGQAAASLDWFDRAAAAAGYETPDAALANGAACALQAGQGARAERYARQAIAASPANPLALQTLAHIEFNAGHGLEARAFIERRLAAAAADPETLQLASQIEQSLGDTAAAARYGQRLRTEFPPDSRPVGEK
- a CDS encoding RodZ domain-containing protein — its product is MTITHSAGSAAGERLKRAREASGISLADISARTRLPIHVLQTLESGDWDRLGPPVFVRGQARGYARALGICIDDETLPSPFTTTQIPTLVSHAHVPRYRYLAENLARRAVYVVLTAALAVPVWLATRSNHGDGAPPVESLDVAPSQAEVVDALPRTPVVASLTPIAGPAQAVAPLRIEVAGDSWVQLFGANGSEVEKGLLHAGDSRDVRPGEISRLVLGNASAVRVMLHGQPVDLTPYTRSNVARFTLSSDGSLAPSAP
- a CDS encoding tetratricopeptide repeat protein gives rise to the protein MAIDELLDEHEQSLRVQEWLRRNAGGLIGGVALGLAAVAGWKYWQQRQSQAYMREADTFQTAVDAIERDGAKAAPAVNGVPAGIYRSLAALRLAKSQADLNDATAAIATLRGAMPQDTTLRPIFERRIAQLQIQSGKAQDALTSLTANDGPTLDLRGDAQFALGQVDAARESYRKALALTEVGSPQRKLIELKYTQVGGTPAPSQTP
- the bamB gene encoding outer membrane protein assembly factor BamB — protein: MKFPRSFSPSLRVALLATAVVAMSGCSTIGGWFSSKDSSKKAAKPTELAAITPTMNVAELWNAKVGGGEGHLGLRQGPVVDSGRVYAAAVKGGVYALDLQTGKAVWHHETKVQVSGGPGVGEGLVVVGGLEGEVIALDAATGAEKWTAKVGNEVIAAPTVGQGRVFVRSVDGRVTAFDSATGERRWFWNHDLPTLTARGNDGVTLGPGVLFVGNDDGTVTMLAVNDGHPLWDLPIAQPEGRNELERMADVDGTPVLEGGTLFATSMKKTTMAIDAPNGRPMWSAEHGGPGRPAVGSDRVVVTEADGGVFALDKSSGGALWQQAGLLRRDVTAPAVVGDVAVVGDLDGYVHWLRLSDGAFAARTRAGGDAILAAPVVSDGIVLVQNIDGRLTAFRAQ
- the der gene encoding ribosome biogenesis GTPase Der — protein: MLPLVALVGRPNVGKSTLFNVLTRTRDALVHDEPGVTRDRNYGVARPEGRPAFAVVDTGGIAGEDEGLAGATARQARAAAEEADVVLFVVDGREGPSALDDEILQWLRRTGRPTLLVVNKTDGIDANQAVNEFARYGLDDRIAVAASHRHGVDTLFARIYDRLPEEGVAPVLDEDPTRIRVAFIGRPNVGKSTLVNRLLGEERMIASEVPGTTRDSVSIDMERDGRRYRLIDTAGLRRRSRVDEAVEKFSSFKTLAAIEQCQVAVVLLDGSEGITDQDATVLGYALDAGRALVVAVNKWDGLTDYQRDQAASLLSRKLGFVEWAEAVRISAKHGSGLRELFAAIHRAHASATKEFSTSDVTRAVEIAYEANPPPTVRGHVAKMRFAHPAGSNPPTFVVHGTRLRTLSDTYRRYLENFFRKRFKLVGTPVRFVFKEGNNPYEGKKNVLTEKQVAKKRRLLRHVKRK
- the moeB gene encoding molybdopterin-synthase adenylyltransferase MoeB, which produces MIPTIAPTEALERQRAGAVLVDVRERHERASGMATGAIACAAADIASTFTDRAREIGVICESGMRSANAAAMLLDLGYARVFSVDGGTRRWRTDGLPVVQPEGDADFFDRYSRHLRLPEVGIDGQERLQRARVLVIGAGGLGSPAAYYLAAAGIGTLRIADDDVVDRSNLQRQILHTDARVGVPKVASASATLRALNPRLRIEAEQVRVTSDNVDALLDGVDVVLDGADNFPVRYLLNDACVRHAKPLVYGAVHRFDGQLSVFDAGRHRGECPCYRCLFPEPPPAEAAPNCAEAGVLGVLPGVVGLLQATEVIKLLLGIGEPLAGRLLHFDALGMRFRETRLRPDPDCPVCAPGRPFAGYIDYAQFCAG
- the folD gene encoding bifunctional methylenetetrahydrofolate dehydrogenase/methenyltetrahydrofolate cyclohydrolase FolD — translated: MTDDRPTARILDGKRIAETLLDELKARVDARLSAGKSAPGLAVILVGDDPASSVYVRNKRRAAQKVGIRAVDHDLPADTSDAELLALIDRLNADPAIHGILLQLPLPDRREASALINRIDPRKDVDGFHPQNVGALVLREFGLRPCTPRGITTLLGYTDQPVRGRSATIVGVSNHVGRPMALELLIAGCTVTCCHRFTPPAVLEAAVRGADVLVVAVGKPGLVPGEWVKPGAVVIDVGINRLDDGRLVGDVGFDAAAQRASWITPVPGGVGPMTVATLMENTLDAAEALDP
- the guaB gene encoding IMP dehydrogenase — encoded protein: MLRIQAEALTFDDVSLVPAHSTVLPKDVSLATRLTKDLTIRLPILSAAMDTVSEARLAIAMAQLGGISIIHKNMGVEQQAAQVAQVKNFEAGVIKEPFTVGPQTTIAEVLKLTRARNISGVPVVDENGQLVGIVTSRDMRFEKQLDDPVRNIMTRKDRLVTVREGAPDDEVLGLLHKHRIEKVLVVNDDFALRGLITVKDIQKKRDNPTAGYDAAGRLLVGAAVGVGGDTEARVEALVAAGVDVIIVDTAHGHSQGVLERVKWIKHRYPKCQVIGGNIVTGDAALALMDHGADAVKVGVGPGSICTTRIVAGVGVPQITAVDMVAEALQDRIPLVADGGIRYSGDIGKAIVAGASSVMIGGLFAGTEESPGETELFQGRSYKSYRGMGSLGAMEKGSKDRYFQDASDADKLVPEGIEGRVPYRGPLRGVVHQLAGGLRATMGYVGCATIEEMRKKPSFVRVTSAGTRESHVHDVQITKEPPNYRT